From the Diceros bicornis minor isolate mBicDic1 chromosome 19, mDicBic1.mat.cur, whole genome shotgun sequence genome, one window contains:
- the RPS21 gene encoding small ribosomal subunit protein eS21 has product MQNDAGEFVDLYVPRKCSASNRIIGAKDHASIQMNVAEVDKVTGRFNGQFKTYAICGAIRRMGESDDSILRLAKADGIVSKNF; this is encoded by the exons ATGCAGAACGACGCCGGCGAGTTCGTGGACCTGTACGTGCCGCGGAAATG CTCCGCCAGCAACCGCATCATCGGCGCCAAGGATCACGCGTCCATCCAGATGAACGTGgctgag GTTGACAAAGTGACAGGCAGGTTCAACGGTCAGTTTAAGACGTACGCCATCTGCGGGGCCATCCGCAGGATG GGCGAGTCAGATGACTCTATTCTCCGACTGGCCAAGGCTGATGGCATCGTCTCAAA gaACTTCTGA